From Solanum lycopersicum chromosome 8, SLM_r2.1, the proteins below share one genomic window:
- the LOC101247844 gene encoding protein SPIRAL1-like 5: MEKSPNSSRGVSYGGGQSSLGYLFGDDKKQQKIDEPPPSPTILAPPYGIDDDTNYSQNNSNTTSITYQRSQGQNSGIFITGRPSTKVNSVPGGDSSLGYLFGDKS; this comes from the exons atggagaAATCTCCAAATTCATCTAGAGGTGTTAGCTATGGTGGAGGACAAAGTTCATTAGGTTATTTATTTGGTGATgataaaaaacaacaaaaaattgatgaacCTCCACCTTCTCCAACTATTCTAGCACCTCCTTATGGAATTGATGATGATACAAATTATTCACAAAATAATTCTAATACTACTTCAATTACTTACCAAAGATCTCAAGGCCAAAATTCAGGAATATTCATTACT ggTCGTCCATCAACAAAAGTGAACTCAGTTCCAGGAGGAGATTCATCATTGGGCTATTTGTTTGGAGATAAGTCTTGA